A window from Neodiprion fabricii isolate iyNeoFabr1 chromosome 2, iyNeoFabr1.1, whole genome shotgun sequence encodes these proteins:
- the LOC124176395 gene encoding JNK-interacting protein 3 isoform X2 → MDQETVYGTHEDSHVVMSEKVQSLAGSIYQEFERMIARYDEDVVKELMPLLVNVLECLDLAYTENQEHEVELELLREDNEQLVTQYEREKQLRKTSDQKLLELEDVAEDERKELLSKIDSLESIVRMLELKTKNSQDHGTNAKVISSPSPHRTSPYIVRLEEKESEMKREYSRLHERYTELFKTHVDYMERTKMLVGSTERLENTTGARGPSRLPSLGLAHMSRSSGPLSYGFQSLEASINADDGQEESPPSGASLRAEMLDSSNEAAIETSDKSQLTDQPLQENKTTAISRQESPETEMPPVIVTPTTPSGPEKTATTPSGRTRTDKEQRSGNTLYQELSFQDADALGEMDEGADITGSWVHPGEYASSGMGKEVENLIMENNELLATKNALNIVKDDLIVKVDELTSEQEILREEVRALQQARERLRQKVSMLEEELKKTREEAEAAAKTTKSDDEEDVPLAQRKRFTRVEMARVLMERNQYKERFMELQEAVRWTEMIRASRTDPASISSGKQSVWRFFSNLFTSPADRGGLARGQHTLPHMRYSAPTNQITPAPALDAMRRRTMKNRHDFLDQGDNMSSEKLVARRANERREQYRQVRAHVRKEDGRLQAYGWSLPGKPSAPARQPVPVPVYCRPLQETEPGMKIWCGAGVNLSGGKTRDGGSMVGGSVFYAAEAQENNVKTAEDAVEHLDKELQESEQQRLEAERLEQQLSSLVWICTSTQKMSKVTVIDANNPADILEAFNVCQSHLLCIASVPGAKESDYVLGSNDNSIQTNGAGDQNSNSEPVSLELSEARENTNSKVEEKVKTDVDNQNLDDHNAPEDSDKVDADPNSNTEPQSLESIDSETANLGKVQFVKSTPEPSMQTNDTDLVTEKMSSVQPTMWLGAQNGAVFVHSAVAKWTICLHSVRLKDAALAIVHVQGRVLVALADGTVAIFRRGSDGQWDLSQHHIITLGSPQHSIRCMTAVTGKTVWCGYRNKIHVVDPIALTLECTVDAHPRRESQVRQLAWLGEGVWVSIRLDSTLRLYHAHTYQHLQDVDIEPYVSKMLGTGKLGFSFVRITALLISSNRLWIGTGNGVIISVPLSESAGGSMAVSRAQAGMKTDAPGVGVRVFASDKGVTPGSFVPYCSMAHAQLSFHGHRDAVKMFVAVPGQGGQSIVSDGSQPAMLVLSGGEGYIDFRVGDGDDTDDGIERSNLAANSEEHGEQSHLIVWQVQCPLPVPITA, encoded by the exons ATGGATCAGGAAACTGTGTATGGAACGCACGAGGACAGTCATGTTGTCATGTCGGAGAAGGTACAGTCTCTGGCTGGCAGTATTTACCAGGAATTTGAACGCATGATTGCACGCTACGACGAAGATGTCGTCAAAGAACTGATGCCCCTTCTAGTCAATGTGTTGGAATGCTTGGATCTTGCGTATACGGAAAATCAAGAACATGAGGTTGAATTGGAATTATTGCGGGAGGACAACGAACAGCTCGTCACTCAGtacgagagagaaaaacagCTCAGAAAAACTTCGGATCAG aaaCTATTAGAATTGGAGGACGTAGCTGAGGATGAGAGGAAGGAACTGCTATCGAAGATCGATAGCCTGGAGTCAATTGTTCGAATGTTGGAATTGAAGACTAAAAATTCCCAAGACCACGGTACAAATGCCAAAGTCATCTCCAGTCCATCCCCTCACAGAACCTCCCCCTACA TTGTCCGTCTTGAAGAAAAGGAATCTGAGATGAAGCGTGAATATTCTCGATTGCACGAACGTTACACAGAGTTATTCAAAACACATGTAGATTACATGGAACGTACCAAAATGTTGGTGGGAAGTACAGAAAGATTAGAAAATACCACCGGGGCTCGAGGTCCTTCCCGCTTACCTTCGCTAGGATTAGCTCATATGTCTCGAAGTTCTGGCCCCTTGAGCTACGGATTTCAAAGTTTGGAAGCCAGTATAAATGCTGATGATGGTCAGGAAGAAAGTCCACCTAGCGGAGCTAGCCTTAGAGCAGAAATGTTGGATAGTAGTAACGAAGCAGCTATCGAAACTTCGGACAAAAGCCAGCTCACAGATCAGCCCttacaagaaaacaaaactaCTGCAATTTCGAGAC AGGAAAGTCCAGAAACAGAAATGCCACCGGTAATTGTAACACCGACAACACCTAGCGGTCCAGAAAAAACTGCCACAACTCCAAGTGGTAGAACAAGAACAGATAAGGAACAACGAAGTGGAAACACGTTATATCAGGAACTTAGTTTTCAGGATGCGGATGCACTCGGTGAAATGGACGAAGGTGCAGATATCACTG GGAGCTGGGTACATCCAGGAGAATACGCTTCGTCGG gcATGGGGAAAGAGGTGGAAAATCTTATTATGGAAAATAACGAACTCCTAGCAACCAA AAATGCGCTGAACATCGTCAAAGATGACCTGATAGTCAAAGTAGATGAGTTAACCAg TGAGCAAGAAATACTGAGAGAGGAAGTCAGGGCTTTACAACAAGCCAGAGAACGTCTTCGTCAAAAGGTATCGATGCTGGAAGAGGAGCTGAAGAAAACTAgagaagaagcagaagcagcTGCAAAAACGACAAAGAGTGATGACGAAGAGGATGTTCCGCTGGCCCAAAGAAAGCGCTTCACAAGGGTAGAGATGGCCAGAGTTTTAATGGAGAGAAATCAGTACAAAGAGAGGTTCATGGAACTTCAAGAGGCTGTCAGGTGGACAGAAATGATCAGAGCATCCAGAACTGACCCCGCGAGTATCTCCAGTGGAAAACAGTCAGTGTGGCGGTT TTTTAGTAATCTCTTCACAAGCCCGGCAGATCGAGGGGGATTAGCACGGGGACAGCATACCCTACCACACATGCGCTACAGTGCACCGACTAATCAAATTACTCCAGCTCCGGCTCTAGACGCAATGCGCAGACGAACAATGAAGAATCGTCATGACTTTCTTGACCAAGGAGACAACAT GTCCTCGGAAAAGTTAGTAGCTCGACGAGCTAACGAACGGAGGGAACAATACCGTCAAGTACGAGCTCATGTAAGGAAAGAAGACGGCCGTTTACAAGCTTATGGCTGGAGCTTACCTGGGAAACCGAGCGCACCTGCTAGACAGCCTGTACCTGTTCCTGTATATTGTAGACCGTTACAAGAGACCGAGCCTGGAATGAAG ATATGGTGCGGAGCTGGTGTCAACTTGAGCGGTGGAAAGACAAGGGATGGTGGTAGCATGGTAGGCGGTAGTGTATTTTACGCAGCCGAGGCTCAAGAGAATAACGTGAAGACTGCCGAGGACGCTGTTGAGCACTTGGATAAGGAGCTTCAGGAGAGCGAGCAGCAGCGATTAGAAGCCGAGCGATTAGAGCAGCAGCTAAGTTCCCTAGTTTGGATTTGCACGTCAACACAAAAGATGTCTAAAGTGACGGTCATCGATGCGAATAATCCAGCAGACATATTGGAAGCCTTCAACGTTTGCCAAAGTCATTTGTTATGCATCGCAAGTGTTCCAGGTGCTAAGGAGAGCGATTATGTATTGGGATCGAATGACAACTCGATCCAAACGAATGGCGCTGGCGATCAAAACAGCAATAGCGAACCAGTTTCCTTAGAGCTGAGCGAAGCCAGAGAGAATACCAACTCCAAGGTAGAAGAGAAGGTCAAAACAGATGTCGACAATCAAAATTTAGATGATCACAATGCGCCTGAAGACTCTGACAAAGTTGACGCGGATCCTAATAGTAACACTGAACCACAAAGTTTAGAAAGCATCGATAGCGAGACGGCAAATTTAGGGAAAGTGCAATTTGTAAAGAGTACACCTGAGCCGTCGATGCAAACTAACGATACGGATTTGGTGACGGAAAAAATGTCCTCTGTTCAACCAACCATGTGGTTGGGTGCTCAAAATGGTGCTGTATTTGTACATTCAGCTGTAGCCAAATGGACTATCTGTCTGCATTCGGTTAGATTGAAAGATGCAGCTTTGGCCATTGT CCATGTTCAAGGAAGAGTTTTGGTCGCCTTAGCCGATGGAACAGTGGCAATATTCCGAAGAGGTTCCGACGGCCAGTGGGACCTCTCGCAGCACCACATAATAACACTTGGTAGTCCTCAACATTCCATAAGGTGTATGACCGCTGTTACAGGAAAAACTGTTTGGTGCGGATATAGAAACAAAATTCACGTCGTTGATCCTATCGCCTTAACTCTGGAG TGCACCGTCGATGCTCACCCTCGTCGAGAATCGCAGGTCAGGCAACTCGCCTGGTTGGGGGAGGGAGTCTGGGTCAGCATCAGATTGGATTCAACATTAAGGCTGTACCACGCGCATACCTATCAACACCTCCAGGACGTCGATATAGAGCCTTACGTCAGCAAGATGCTGGGCACAGGAAAGTTGGGATTCTCATTTGTGAGAATAACTGCTCTGCTTATATCGTCTAACAGATTGTGGATTGGGACTGGAAACGGAGTAATCATATCCGTACCTTTGTCCGAAA GTGCTGGTGGTTCTATGGCAGTCTCACGAGCGCAGGCTGGTATGAAAACAGACGCGCCTGGTGTGGGTGTCAGGGTCTTCGCATCCGACAAGGGAGTAACGCCTGGAAGTTTTGTACCTTACTGTAGCATGGCGCATGCTCAGCTCAGTTTTCACGGACACCGAGATGCTGTAAAGATGTTTGTTGCCGTACCTG GACAAGGCGGTCAAAGTATCGTGAGCGATGGATCACAGCCCGCAATGCTTGTATTATCCGGTGGTGAGGGGTACATTGATTTCCGAGttg GTGACGGTGATGATACGGACGATGGAATCGAGAGGTCGAATCTTGCCGCTAACTCTGAAGAACATGGAGAACAAAGTCATTTGATCGTTTGGCAAGTTCAATGCCCTTTGCCAGTACCAATAACTGCATAG
- the LOC124176395 gene encoding JNK-interacting protein 3 isoform X5 produces MDQETVYGTHEDSHVVMSEKVQSLAGSIYQEFERMIARYDEDVVKELMPLLVNVLECLDLAYTENQEHEVELELLREDNEQLVTQYEREKQLRKTSDQKLLELEDVAEDERKELLSKIDSLESIVRMLELKTKNSQDHVVRLEEKESEMKREYSRLHERYTELFKTHVDYMERTKMLVGSTERLENTTGARGPSRLPSLGLAHMSRSSGPLSYGFQSLEASINADDGQEESPPSGASLRAEMLDSSNEAAIETSDKSQLTDQPLQENKTTAISRQESPETEMPPVIVTPTTPSGPEKTATTPSGRTRTDKEQRSGNTLYQELSFQDADALGEMDEGADITGSWVHPGEYASSGMGKEVENLIMENNELLATKNALNIVKDDLIVKVDELTSEQEILREEVRALQQARERLRQKVSMLEEELKKTREEAEAAAKTTKSDDEEDVPLAQRKRFTRVEMARVLMERNQYKERFMELQEAVRWTEMIRASRTDPASISSGKQSVWRFFSNLFTSPADRGGLARGQHTLPHMRYSAPTNQITPAPALDAMRRRTMKNRHDFLDQGDNMSSEKLVARRANERREQYRQVRAHVRKEDGRLQAYGWSLPGKPSAPARQPVPVPVYCRPLQETEPGMKIWCGAGVNLSGGKTRDGGSMVGGSVFYAAEAQENNVKTAEDAVEHLDKELQESEQQRLEAERLEQQLSSLVWICTSTQKMSKVTVIDANNPADILEAFNVCQSHLLCIASVPGAKESDYVLGSNDNSIQTNGAGDQNSNSEPVSLELSEARENTNSKVEEKVKTDVDNQNLDDHNAPEDSDKVDADPNSNTEPQSLESIDSETANLGKVQFVKSTPEPSMQTNDTDLVTEKMSSVQPTMWLGAQNGAVFVHSAVAKWTICLHSVRLKDAALAIVHVQGRVLVALADGTVAIFRRGSDGQWDLSQHHIITLGSPQHSIRCMTAVTGKTVWCGYRNKIHVVDPIALTLECTVDAHPRRESQVRQLAWLGEGVWVSIRLDSTLRLYHAHTYQHLQDVDIEPYVSKMLGTGKLGFSFVRITALLISSNRLWIGTGNGVIISVPLSESAGGSMAVSRAQAGMKTDAPGVGVRVFASDKGVTPGSFVPYCSMAHAQLSFHGHRDAVKMFVAVPGQGGQSIVSDGSQPAMLVLSGGEGYIDFRVGDGDDTDDGIERSNLAANSEEHGEQSHLIVWQVQCPLPVPITA; encoded by the exons ATGGATCAGGAAACTGTGTATGGAACGCACGAGGACAGTCATGTTGTCATGTCGGAGAAGGTACAGTCTCTGGCTGGCAGTATTTACCAGGAATTTGAACGCATGATTGCACGCTACGACGAAGATGTCGTCAAAGAACTGATGCCCCTTCTAGTCAATGTGTTGGAATGCTTGGATCTTGCGTATACGGAAAATCAAGAACATGAGGTTGAATTGGAATTATTGCGGGAGGACAACGAACAGCTCGTCACTCAGtacgagagagaaaaacagCTCAGAAAAACTTCGGATCAG aaaCTATTAGAATTGGAGGACGTAGCTGAGGATGAGAGGAAGGAACTGCTATCGAAGATCGATAGCCTGGAGTCAATTGTTCGAATGTTGGAATTGAAGACTAAAAATTCCCAAGACCACG TTGTCCGTCTTGAAGAAAAGGAATCTGAGATGAAGCGTGAATATTCTCGATTGCACGAACGTTACACAGAGTTATTCAAAACACATGTAGATTACATGGAACGTACCAAAATGTTGGTGGGAAGTACAGAAAGATTAGAAAATACCACCGGGGCTCGAGGTCCTTCCCGCTTACCTTCGCTAGGATTAGCTCATATGTCTCGAAGTTCTGGCCCCTTGAGCTACGGATTTCAAAGTTTGGAAGCCAGTATAAATGCTGATGATGGTCAGGAAGAAAGTCCACCTAGCGGAGCTAGCCTTAGAGCAGAAATGTTGGATAGTAGTAACGAAGCAGCTATCGAAACTTCGGACAAAAGCCAGCTCACAGATCAGCCCttacaagaaaacaaaactaCTGCAATTTCGAGAC AGGAAAGTCCAGAAACAGAAATGCCACCGGTAATTGTAACACCGACAACACCTAGCGGTCCAGAAAAAACTGCCACAACTCCAAGTGGTAGAACAAGAACAGATAAGGAACAACGAAGTGGAAACACGTTATATCAGGAACTTAGTTTTCAGGATGCGGATGCACTCGGTGAAATGGACGAAGGTGCAGATATCACTG GGAGCTGGGTACATCCAGGAGAATACGCTTCGTCGG gcATGGGGAAAGAGGTGGAAAATCTTATTATGGAAAATAACGAACTCCTAGCAACCAA AAATGCGCTGAACATCGTCAAAGATGACCTGATAGTCAAAGTAGATGAGTTAACCAg TGAGCAAGAAATACTGAGAGAGGAAGTCAGGGCTTTACAACAAGCCAGAGAACGTCTTCGTCAAAAGGTATCGATGCTGGAAGAGGAGCTGAAGAAAACTAgagaagaagcagaagcagcTGCAAAAACGACAAAGAGTGATGACGAAGAGGATGTTCCGCTGGCCCAAAGAAAGCGCTTCACAAGGGTAGAGATGGCCAGAGTTTTAATGGAGAGAAATCAGTACAAAGAGAGGTTCATGGAACTTCAAGAGGCTGTCAGGTGGACAGAAATGATCAGAGCATCCAGAACTGACCCCGCGAGTATCTCCAGTGGAAAACAGTCAGTGTGGCGGTT TTTTAGTAATCTCTTCACAAGCCCGGCAGATCGAGGGGGATTAGCACGGGGACAGCATACCCTACCACACATGCGCTACAGTGCACCGACTAATCAAATTACTCCAGCTCCGGCTCTAGACGCAATGCGCAGACGAACAATGAAGAATCGTCATGACTTTCTTGACCAAGGAGACAACAT GTCCTCGGAAAAGTTAGTAGCTCGACGAGCTAACGAACGGAGGGAACAATACCGTCAAGTACGAGCTCATGTAAGGAAAGAAGACGGCCGTTTACAAGCTTATGGCTGGAGCTTACCTGGGAAACCGAGCGCACCTGCTAGACAGCCTGTACCTGTTCCTGTATATTGTAGACCGTTACAAGAGACCGAGCCTGGAATGAAG ATATGGTGCGGAGCTGGTGTCAACTTGAGCGGTGGAAAGACAAGGGATGGTGGTAGCATGGTAGGCGGTAGTGTATTTTACGCAGCCGAGGCTCAAGAGAATAACGTGAAGACTGCCGAGGACGCTGTTGAGCACTTGGATAAGGAGCTTCAGGAGAGCGAGCAGCAGCGATTAGAAGCCGAGCGATTAGAGCAGCAGCTAAGTTCCCTAGTTTGGATTTGCACGTCAACACAAAAGATGTCTAAAGTGACGGTCATCGATGCGAATAATCCAGCAGACATATTGGAAGCCTTCAACGTTTGCCAAAGTCATTTGTTATGCATCGCAAGTGTTCCAGGTGCTAAGGAGAGCGATTATGTATTGGGATCGAATGACAACTCGATCCAAACGAATGGCGCTGGCGATCAAAACAGCAATAGCGAACCAGTTTCCTTAGAGCTGAGCGAAGCCAGAGAGAATACCAACTCCAAGGTAGAAGAGAAGGTCAAAACAGATGTCGACAATCAAAATTTAGATGATCACAATGCGCCTGAAGACTCTGACAAAGTTGACGCGGATCCTAATAGTAACACTGAACCACAAAGTTTAGAAAGCATCGATAGCGAGACGGCAAATTTAGGGAAAGTGCAATTTGTAAAGAGTACACCTGAGCCGTCGATGCAAACTAACGATACGGATTTGGTGACGGAAAAAATGTCCTCTGTTCAACCAACCATGTGGTTGGGTGCTCAAAATGGTGCTGTATTTGTACATTCAGCTGTAGCCAAATGGACTATCTGTCTGCATTCGGTTAGATTGAAAGATGCAGCTTTGGCCATTGT CCATGTTCAAGGAAGAGTTTTGGTCGCCTTAGCCGATGGAACAGTGGCAATATTCCGAAGAGGTTCCGACGGCCAGTGGGACCTCTCGCAGCACCACATAATAACACTTGGTAGTCCTCAACATTCCATAAGGTGTATGACCGCTGTTACAGGAAAAACTGTTTGGTGCGGATATAGAAACAAAATTCACGTCGTTGATCCTATCGCCTTAACTCTGGAG TGCACCGTCGATGCTCACCCTCGTCGAGAATCGCAGGTCAGGCAACTCGCCTGGTTGGGGGAGGGAGTCTGGGTCAGCATCAGATTGGATTCAACATTAAGGCTGTACCACGCGCATACCTATCAACACCTCCAGGACGTCGATATAGAGCCTTACGTCAGCAAGATGCTGGGCACAGGAAAGTTGGGATTCTCATTTGTGAGAATAACTGCTCTGCTTATATCGTCTAACAGATTGTGGATTGGGACTGGAAACGGAGTAATCATATCCGTACCTTTGTCCGAAA GTGCTGGTGGTTCTATGGCAGTCTCACGAGCGCAGGCTGGTATGAAAACAGACGCGCCTGGTGTGGGTGTCAGGGTCTTCGCATCCGACAAGGGAGTAACGCCTGGAAGTTTTGTACCTTACTGTAGCATGGCGCATGCTCAGCTCAGTTTTCACGGACACCGAGATGCTGTAAAGATGTTTGTTGCCGTACCTG GACAAGGCGGTCAAAGTATCGTGAGCGATGGATCACAGCCCGCAATGCTTGTATTATCCGGTGGTGAGGGGTACATTGATTTCCGAGttg GTGACGGTGATGATACGGACGATGGAATCGAGAGGTCGAATCTTGCCGCTAACTCTGAAGAACATGGAGAACAAAGTCATTTGATCGTTTGGCAAGTTCAATGCCCTTTGCCAGTACCAATAACTGCATAG